CGCTGGTTTCATCTGCGCGTCTTTATGAAAAATACGGCGTATGGTTTGTTCAATACCACTTTCTAATCATTTATATAAAAAAATGGTTGGGCGCTAATGCTGAAGAACTTCACGCATACTATCGCAAGAAATTAAAGAAATAAACCTGACTTATTTAAACATAAAAAACCCTATAAATAAAATTTACGGGGTTTTTTGATTCTTTAATTTTTTAGTTTACTCCTCGTAGTCTCCTATCAATTCTATAAAAACACCGTCAGGATCTTTTACTAATAATAGATATCGGTCTTCTGCTAATTTAATCGGTGTTTCCCCTTCAGTTTTAATCCCTTCATTGTTTATAGCTTCCATTATAGCATTTAAGGAATGTACATTCAAGGTTAAATACTGAAGTCCCAATTGCTTTTCAATAAAGGTATTTACAGGTTCTGCTTTACTTTCTGTATTAAAAGACACGATTTTCAAATTTGGCGATTCAGGAGAATCAGAAAATTTTAGAACATCTACGTGAAAAGGAATGTTATCTGAAAGACCTAATCGTTTTGCAAACGCACTGTCAATTTCAATCACTCCGGCATCTTGTAAACCTAAAATATCTTTATAAAAATGAAGTGATTTCTCACTGTTGCTAGATATTACTGCAGCTGTTAGCGCATTTGCTTTAAAATTTGATTCTTGTGCGTAACTCATATGATTTAATAAAAAAAGTATGGATATTAAATAGAACTTATATTTCATAAAAAAAGGTTTTTATAAATGTACTTATAAAAACCTTCAATTAAATTATATCAACAATTATCCTCTGCTGTTCACGTAAAATGCGTGAATGACACCAGGCAACCAGCCTAATAAAGTTAGGATGACATTAATGATAAAATCTTTTCCTATACCCTTATTCATAGCTACAGCCAGTGGTGGAAGTATAATGGTAATTAAAATAGTAAGTATTGACATTGTGGTTTGTTTTATTGATTAGGCAAACAAGGTATTAAGAATACATTTTTAACCCACTTAAACAAATCTTAATTGGCAAGAGTTTTACATTCTAGAGTACCATTTTTTAAGCACTTCTGCTGCTGGTTTTCCCTGAGGTGTAAATCGGTTATTTTCTTCGAGTACAGCCCGCTCGTGATTGTGAAACCATTTCCAGACAAAGCCACCGGCAAACCAGGGTTCATCCCAAAATTCTTCAAATACAGCTTCGTATAGATTTGATTGTGCTTCGGCATTCATTTTTCCTTCGTGGCGATCACTCGCCCACGGCTCTTTTCCCGCATAATCTGCACTTCGGTAACCAAATTCTGTAAACAAAATGGGTTTATTATGCTTTTTAGAAAGCGTTAGAAGTAATTGCTTATGATTCTTCCAACCTACTTTAGCGTCACTAATTGCCGGTGTTTCTAACTCTGAAACCGGAAAATAAGCATCTGCCCCTATATAATCGAGTTGACTCCAGAATGTAACTTTATCAACCTTATCCCAATTTTCGGCATAGGTAATTTTACCGGTATAAACTCCGCGTACTTTTTTAATGAGCTGTTCCCAAAACGCTTTACGCGCATTTGTAAAATTATACAACTCTGTACCTATACAAAAAATCTCAACATTTGTCTCTTCGGCAAGTGCCGCATATAATAAAATATAGGTTTCATAACTCTGCTCAAAAATACCCCATTCTTCCTCAGCATTCATTTGCATATCGCCCGTAAAAACACCTTTCCAAATCCAGATATGCGGCTTAAGCATGACCTTAATTTTATTAGCATGAAGTGCTTCTATATATTGTCTGGCTCCCTGATAACGCTCACCATACCATTGCCTTTCAGTATTAAATATAAGTTCGGGATTGTTTTGATCTCTTACAAAAGCAAATGGCATGATAGCCGCATGACTTGCTTTAATCTTTAAGACGGGTTCAATATGAGATTGAACTAAAGTATCTCTAGACGACACAAAACTTACTCCATTAATCTTATCCTGAATAACCGGCGTAGCAGAACAACCTATTAATACAAACAAAATAATGTTAGTTATAATTAAGGAAAACGACTTTTTCATAGATATCAAAAATACTTGAAATTTAGACAAGTTCTATTTTAAAATGCATCTTTAAAATAGCTGTATTGCCCGCTGTTTAAAGCGAGCAATGTCTTATCTTTAAATACAACCACATTCGATATACCGCTGTTTATGGAGGATATAGTTATTGTAGGTAATGGCATTGCCGGGGTTACAGCTGCCAGACATCTGCGAAAAAATTCTGATAAAAAAATAACAATTATCTCTGCAGAAAGTGATCATTTTTTTTCACGTACTGCTCTTATGTATGTCTATATGGGGCATATGCGCTTTAAAGATTTAAAACCCTATGAAGATAAATTTTGGGTTAAAAATCGTATCCATTTGAAAAACGCCTATGTTGAAAAAGTTGATGACACTAATCAAACCTTAATTTTAGCCGGTGGCGAAAAATTAACCTACGACAAACTCATTTTAGCCACAGGTTCTATCCCTGCTAAATATGGCTGGGAAGGTCAGGATCTTAACGGTGTGCAAGGGCTTGTTTCAAAGCAGGATCTCGAGCAGCTCGAAAAAACAGCCCCAAATAATCAAATTTGTCCTAAAGCCGTAATTGTAGGTGGTGGTCTTATAGGAGTAGAAATGGCAGAAATGCTACATACTCGCAAAATTGATGTTACGATCTTAGTTCGCGAACACGCATTCTGGTCTGGAGTTTTACCAGATGGGGAAGCTAATATGATTTCAAGACACATAATCTCTCACGGAATAAACCTAAGACACGAAGAAGAACTCGATAAAATACTTGATGATGGCAAGGGGAATGTACGTGCCATACTAACAAAAAAGGGCGAAGAACTACCGTGCAATCTGGTAGGTATAACTACCGGAGTTAAACCTAAAATCGATTTTCTTAGCGAATCTGGTATAGAAACAGACAAAGGTATTCTGGTAAACCGTTTCTTAGAAACAAATATTAAAAATGTATATGCCATAGGTGATTGCGCCCAGCAACGGGAAGCCATAGGCTTACGCAAACCTATTGAGGCGGTATGGTATACCGGCAGAATGATGGGTGAGACTGTTGCTCAAACTATCTGCGGAACACCCTTTGAATACAAACCCGGAAACTGGTTTAACAGCGCCAAATTTTTTGA
The sequence above is a segment of the Leeuwenhoekiella sp. MAR_2009_132 genome. Coding sequences within it:
- a CDS encoding VOC family protein, yielding MKYKFYLISILFLLNHMSYAQESNFKANALTAAVISSNSEKSLHFYKDILGLQDAGVIEIDSAFAKRLGLSDNIPFHVDVLKFSDSPESPNLKIVSFNTESKAEPVNTFIEKQLGLQYLTLNVHSLNAIMEAINNEGIKTEGETPIKLAEDRYLLLVKDPDGVFIELIGDYEE
- a CDS encoding YqaE/Pmp3 family membrane protein codes for the protein MSILTILITIILPPLAVAMNKGIGKDFIINVILTLLGWLPGVIHAFYVNSRG
- a CDS encoding glycoside hydrolase family 113, which codes for MFVLIGCSATPVIQDKINGVSFVSSRDTLVQSHIEPVLKIKASHAAIMPFAFVRDQNNPELIFNTERQWYGERYQGARQYIEALHANKIKVMLKPHIWIWKGVFTGDMQMNAEEEWGIFEQSYETYILLYAALAEETNVEIFCIGTELYNFTNARKAFWEQLIKKVRGVYTGKITYAENWDKVDKVTFWSQLDYIGADAYFPVSELETPAISDAKVGWKNHKQLLLTLSKKHNKPILFTEFGYRSADYAGKEPWASDRHEGKMNAEAQSNLYEAVFEEFWDEPWFAGGFVWKWFHNHERAVLEENNRFTPQGKPAAEVLKKWYSRM
- a CDS encoding NAD(P)/FAD-dependent oxidoreductase; the protein is MEDIVIVGNGIAGVTAARHLRKNSDKKITIISAESDHFFSRTALMYVYMGHMRFKDLKPYEDKFWVKNRIHLKNAYVEKVDDTNQTLILAGGEKLTYDKLILATGSIPAKYGWEGQDLNGVQGLVSKQDLEQLEKTAPNNQICPKAVIVGGGLIGVEMAEMLHTRKIDVTILVREHAFWSGVLPDGEANMISRHIISHGINLRHEEELDKILDDGKGNVRAILTKKGEELPCNLVGITTGVKPKIDFLSESGIETDKGILVNRFLETNIKNVYAIGDCAQQREAIGLRKPIEAVWYTGRMMGETVAQTICGTPFEYKPGNWFNSAKFFDIEYQTYGWVFSTKNKKEYEKHFHWKHDNDKICITIAYHKENKEFLGINSFGIRMKHEVFDRWLNEQRSIDYVIENLQLANFDPEFYKKHEKTIKETYTLSSKAEV